The stretch of DNA ACATCTGCCGTAAGCCTAAAAGAAATAACAGTGCCGTAATAAAATATGCGGCTTGGATAACGTGTTCCACGGCTATTTCCTTTGATTCTTGGCTTCAAACATTTCAAGCATGCGCTCGGTCGCAACATAAGCACCCGCCGCATTACCTGCGGCTAAAGCAACGGCAATAAAACCAATCACCTGTTGCAAACCGGTATCAGCATGACCAAGCACGATCATAGCGCCGACCAACACAATGCCATGGATAAAATTAGAGCCCGCCATTAAGGGGGTATGCAATATCACTGGCACACGGTTAATCACTTCATAGCCAGCGAAACCAGCCAACATAACTATAAATAGTGCCGCCCAAACACCTTCTATCATGAATTTTCTCCTAAAGCCTGACGCACAGACTCGTGTTTAATTTCACCGTTATGCGTTAACGCACTGCCAGCAACCACTTCATCTTGCCAGTTGAATTCAAGCCTGCCATCTTCATTGCTGAATAAAGCAATAAAATTCAACAAATTCTTGGCATACATTTCACTGGCATGCACTGCCAAGCTACTGGCAATAGCGACCGGGCCATGAACCAACACGCCGTCATGATTAAT from Gammaproteobacteria bacterium encodes:
- a CDS encoding NAD(P) transhydrogenase subunit alpha; this encodes MIEGVWAALFIVMLAGFAGYEVINRVPVILHTPLMAGSNFIHGIVLVGAMIVLGHADTGLQQVIGFIAVALAAGNAAGAYVATERMLEMFEAKNQRK